AGGAAATCGAGGAGATCATCAAGTCAACCGGCTTCTTTCGCAACAAGGCCAAGAGTATTCTCGGATTCGCGAGCGCCATCGTAGAAAACTACGGTGGCGTTGTGCCTCGTGAGCTTGAGGAGCTTGTCAAACTTCCCGGCATTGGCCGCAAAACGGCCAACGTGGTTTTAGGCACGGCATATGGAATCGCATCGGGAGTCGTGGTGGACACGCACGTGACACGGCTGTCAAATCGCATGGGTTTGAGCGAGAGCGAGGATGCAGTGAAAATTGAGCGCGACTTGATGCAGCTTCTTCCGCAGAATGTTTGGATAAATTTCTCGCATGCGATGATCT
This portion of the bacterium genome encodes:
- the nth gene encoding endonuclease III encodes the protein MSRLAARAQKIADELFKLYPQPECALTHEDAFQLAVATILSAQCTDERVNMVTPVLFKKYPTPKQLASATQEEIEEIIKSTGFFRNKAKSILGFASAIVENYGGVVPRELEELVKLPGIGRKTANVVLGTAYGIASGVVVDTHVTRLSNRMGLSESEDAVKIERDLMQLLPQNVWINFSHAMIWHGRKVCNARKPNCAECTLAKLCPKVGV